TTAGTCTACCTGCATTTTACCCTCCTCGATTTCCTTGGTGATTTATTTGCAATCCTTGTGATTGTTTGATGGCTATTATAAGTGGTAAAAAAGTGAATTTCGTTAAACGTTTTCACCCCTAGTTGTGTAAATCTGATGACCAATTGTGTTTATCAAATGCTTTTGGAAGTAGGAACTAAGCTTGGAAAGAGGAAATGTTTTACATTTCTGGTTATTAACGTCTAGAGAGACTTCTGGGTTTTGTTAACGGCTCGTTTGCTGTATTTAGATGTCTTATTTTTGGAACTCATCTACTAAACTCAACAGAAATCACTACAATGGctgaaaaaattgaaatactATTAGTCCCCTTCGCCATCTTACCAGCCGGCTGAgtagtcttcttcttcttcttttttttcaagtataaatgtagGCGGGAGGTCTCGAATCTGGTATCTCTAACTTACACTCTCTCCTGCGTTCCACCCCCCGGGGCAGGGCTTAGTAGTCTTTGGTTTTAATAATCTCTGCAAGATCAGTAATCTGACTTGTTTGCAATACTTGTTTGACCAACAGATTCTGTTTGACAGACTGTGAAATTGAGAGATTGATGAGAGTGTTCAGTAAGCAAGCATAACTTGTGAGAACTTAAAGATGGACAGATCTCATGTGTGGACACCATCTGATGGTAATGGACAAAATGTAAGATCACCAATCTCAAACTTTAAGCAGATACGATCAAATAGATCTttactggtttttttttttttttttttctcttctttgggATGTTTTCTATTAACAGGGCAAGAAGACATATTGGAGCTATTGTGTCATTTGTTGTATACTGCTCATTTACACTTCTTCAGAGAAGATAGGAATCTTTATGTAAGTGCTGCTCATACAATATGTCTAAGACTCTTTATGGTAAGTGGGAATTTGATTTGATTGAACCCCATGGATAAGCAAATCATTGGTTTCGGTAGCTTAGATTTTagatcatatatatatatatatatatatcgttCATTTGTATCAGCTTCTTTTTCATCCTCGTACTAGGAACTCAAGAAAACTAGGAaattatagtttcaaaattgcTGCTGACAATATCGGAACAGTACGGCCATTGGAGAAAGCATGTCATTTCAATAAAATATATCAGCTAGGGGACTCAATAGCTGATACAGGAAATCTTGTTCGAGAGAGTCCCTTCGGCAGTGGTTATCCTTTCGCCCATCTTCCTTACGGAGAAACAACCTTTGGATTTCCTACTGGTCGATGTTCTGATGGCCTTCTTATGATCGACTACATCGGTATGTAGTTATTCGAACTAATTTTTTTATTCCCGTTTCTTTCTTAGCTGAATAATTTCTTTCAGTTATGCGTATTTAGTTTTTTTACTTTATCAATGAAAAATGTAATTCTTGCAACATgaatttcctcttttgtcggttttCGAAGTTCAATCTATCAGTTTTGCATGCCTAATAATACCTAGTGATGAGGATcacaaattttattttacaGCATTGGCATCTGGTCTCCCATACCTCGAACCCTCCATGAAAGAGGATGGAAACTTCACCGCTGGGGTAAATTTTGCTGTTGCCGGCAGTACTGCTTTACCAAAAGAGGTGTTGGAAGCTAAAGATATTACCAATCCAATATCCAACAGTTCACTTAGTGTACAGTTGGACTGGATGTCCTCTCATTTCGCCTCTATTTGCCATACCAAAGAAGGTTTGCAAAACAATCTTTACCAGCCAGGAACTTATAGCTAACGTGTTAAAAGTGATTATCCTAAGTTTCTATTCTTAATTTTTGATCCAGGATGCCGTAAGATGCTTGAAAAATCTCTTTTCTTCGTTGGAGAGATTGGTGGTAACGATTATAATGTGCCATTCCTCGAAGGAAGAAGCATGAATGAGTTAACCTCCTTAGTCCCAGAAGTCGTCCAAAGTATTACCAATGCTATCAAGGTCagttttttccctcttttaaTTTGGTATGTCCTTTAACTCATTCAAAATTCGTAAATTCCCCTGGTAGCAGTTTCAACTAGACATTCAAAAGATTACCTATTTCACTTGTTCAAGTCAGGTTAAATGCTTGAATTCTAGACACTTGCACTGGGGTAAAGAAACACTGATAACACAGTTTTGATCCTAATAAAATTTTTCTGTTTCAGAGAGTCATTGATTTTGGGGCAACTCGAATTATTGTCCCAGGAAACTTCCCAATAGGTTGTATTCCAGTTTATCTTGCTTACTTTCAGACAAACGACACAGCAGCATATGATGAACATCATTGTCTGAAAGACTTGAACAACTTCGCCGAGATTCACAATCAGCTTCTAAAAGCATccatcaagaaattgaagaaagattATCCCAAAGTTGTCATTGTCTATGGTGACTACTACAATGCCTATTTGTCACTCCTGTCCAATGCCCGAAGTCTAGGTACGTTTGTTACAATAACCTTTTCTTCAGCATGTTAGTAGCCAAGATTGCTGAATAGTTTCTGGGATAATTCTTGTAGGATTTGATGAAAATTCTTTACAAAAAGCTTGTTGTGGAACTGAGCCATATGATTGCTCTAGTGGCAAGTTCTGTGGCACTCCTGGAGTTAAAGCTTGTCCAAGACCTGATAAGTACATAAGCTGGGATGGAGTTCATTCCACGCAACAAGCATACAAGTACATGACAGCATACTTGCTGGACTCTATCATACCTCAGTTAAAGTGTCATTCTTCAGCTCTAGATGCTCGAATGAATAATCAAGCAGTATTCTAATTTTTCATATTCTTCAACGTTTTGCTAGATTATCTGATAagggcctttttcttttccatcttTTTGGGGTCCCCTCTTGAGGGCACACTTGTTTTGATCATTTTGAAGAATAGCTAGGATCTGGCCTTTAAACTATCTCATGTCTCATTAATTTTGATTATTACTTGCTTCACATAATTCAGTGCTTACTTTATTCACTTTACCTTACTTTTTTTCCCACATAATATTTCTTCTtggtttttatatttttttccgtAGAGGCCAATAGGGTGTCaacaaatatctaaaaaatataTCTTCATCGTCTGGGGACATAGTATGTACTTCAGGACTATGACTTTGCCTTTCTGCAAGAAACATCGACAGTGGAGCTGAGAATCTTGTTCCCATGCGCGAGTACAAAATACTAATGCAGGTAGGCTGAGGTTTTGGAAGAAGATTGAATAGGATGTACAATTATTTCATCTGCCTAACCATTCTTTTGCATCGtaaatcatcatcaatcatcatctTCCACTCCCCTGATTCAGCCCTTAAAAATGCTCCATAAAGAGGgtaacaaaaatttcaaggataGAATGCTGGACACGAGTTGATTACTGCAGTTCAGTTCATGGTAACTGACACTGGAGTCAACCGCCACCACCGAAACCATCACTGACAAAGTGCTGTAGCCTCTCTTTTTTAGTTCAATTTCTGCATCTTATTTGAGATTTACTTTAGCTTAATGCGCAACCTGTGGATGTTTTGGACTTCAGTATTTGTAGTCTTCTTGAATTTGCAGCTTCATGATTTTCATGGTCATATAGGTTACAGAAAGACTGAATTTGGTTGAATTGAAAGTTTTGGGTACAGAAATGATCAGATTTGATCAAATAAAAATGCCAAAGTTAAAATAAAGGGTTGCTCGCTGCTTATTATTGAatcttggattttttttttccctttgtgcGTCAGATTTGAGTGTATGACAAGGGTAGAAAAAATTGGCTACAATGGCCATGGCAAGAATGAGATTTAGAAGAGTGGCAATACCAGTCTCCGTCCTAAAACCTTTGCTCTAGCATTCTCATCATTCCTGAATCCAATCCGTACCACCTCTGCCCCATAAATGGAATCCATGGAAATCAATCCGCGATTCACAAAATCGAAAAACATACATAAACATAGAAAATCGAACAaaccaaaataaacaaaaaagggCAAACTGAGGAATTGAAGTTTGGTTGATAACAACCATCATGGTCAGAAGACCTCAGCACCACTAAAATCCCCTGGAAAGTGTTGTAATTTTCCTTATCTCTTCTACTGCCTGATAGGACAACTGGACAAggaattttctctcttcttttcctcatttgTTTACTGCTATTTTTGTAATGAAATCCGTTATTTACTGCATTGCTTATtttctgtttttgaaaaattcttgaaCTAAGTATGGAAGGTGGCAAAGTAGGAACTTCTCAATATGCATGTCTCTGATTCTGATATAGATTTGTATCTtcttaaacttgtttctttcATATAATTCTCTCTTATGATGGAAAACCATTGTCTGCAACAATCTAAACAACTTCTCCATGTATCGCACGCGATGCGCGCTTAAAACATGCCATGGAGGAGTTTGAAGACAGATTACCCCAGCACAACAATTGTTTGTGGTGACTACGCAGTAGCCATAGAGGTAAGCTAACAATTCTGCCTGGCATTCCTGGGGTGCCTGATCGTCCAGACTCAAAACAACAAGAATACTAATGTACGGCAGCTGATGAAACCacatttttatatgtttatgcTTGATTAAGACTAATCAAAGAAGCAGGCCACTTGTGTGCAGGGATTTCTTGACATGATTATTAGAAATTTAAGATTTCACAATTAATATTGACTGGTAGGTGCTAACAGATGACCATAAACAAACCAAAGGTGTAAGAAATTGGAATCAGTTCATTGGATTCCCCATTTTTGCAGAGGAAAGAAGGGATGGTTGGTACTCCATCTATTGTGCATGAGCCTCTAATAATCCCGCAGTTCTGCTCTTTGAGAGGAAATACAGTTTCTTCATTGCACAAAATCAATTAACTGACAATAGCTCCTTGTATAAATACTTTAAACATTGAGAATTCTATGATAAGCAACCAAAGATGGAAGgcttcaaattttacatattatTGATGCTTGCAGATTTCAAATATTTGGCAGTAATCtgccttattttatttattatctaCATGTTGTGCAAATCAAATAGAGTTTACCTCATTGACTTTGTATGTTTCCGTGCACCTGACGCATACCGAGTTCCAATCTCTGGTCTAGTAGAACACTTGGATTGCATGGGTACACAAACATTTGAGTTTCAGAGGAAAGTTTTTGAAAGATCAGGCATTCGTAATGAATCCTACTTACCTGCAGGAATTCGTAAACTTCCTTGTGATCGTTCGTTAAATTCCACAATTGAAGAAGTTGAGATGGTTCTGTTTTCAATAGTTCAGCAGCTTTTCACCATCCACAAGATCAATCCGAAAAGCATCGACTTCCTCGTTACGAATTGCAGCCTCACCAACCACTGCCCCTCTTTGGCTGCAATGATCATAAACAAGTTTAGAGCTTCAATCTTTCTGGCATGGGCTGCAGTGCAGGGATTTTGTCAATCAGCCTAGCGAAGGACTTGCTCAAAGTGCACAAAAATTCCACAGCTCTAGTTCTCAGCACGGAATCAGTAAGTGCCAATGTATACGAGGGTAAAGTCAAGTCTATGCTTCGAATGGGAGGAGCAGGGATTCTACTATCAAATCGAAATTCAGACAGACGAAAAGCGAAATACGAATTACAACAAATTGTCAGGACCACTCTCAGTTCCAGGACAGGTTCTTATGAGTATGCGATGCAGGACCTTGATGATGAAGGCTATATAGGAGTCTCCCTTTCAAGGGCTATACTTCAAGTTGCAGGGGATGCCCTGAGGATTAACTTGTTAACATTAGGTGCATTGGTGCTGCCTTATTGGGAGCTAGTTCGATATGGACTAGACATAATATGGAAGAAAATCTGGGCTCCTGCTAGAAAAAGAGGTCCATCTGTACCAAATTTCAAGAGGGCTTTCAATCATTTCTGCATACATGCAGGTGGAAGCGCAATAATAGATACCATTAAGGACAAACTAAAATTGACAGAGAGGGATGCTGAAGCCTCAAAAATGACTCTTTACAGGTTCGGAAACATCTCATCTTCATCGACGTGGTATTCATTAAGCTGTCTAGAGGCCAAGGGGAGAGTCAAAAAGGGTGACAAGATTTGGCAGCTGGCTTTTGGTAGTGGATTCAAGTGCAATAGTGCAGTTTGGAAGTGCATTTCAGAGCTCAAACCAGACAATGCCAATGCTTGGTCAGACAGGATTGATCTGTATCCAGTAAAAGTACCAGATGTAATCGACCATTAAGTATCCATGGTTTGccagaaccaaaaaaaaaaaagaaaaacagcaactGATCGTTGCATATACTAAATATATGAAGCTGGCTAAAACAATGAAAGGAAGATGTTTACCAGTTTCTTTTTTCCCAACCATATTCTATTGAAGGAATATGAACGTTAAGAAATGTACCCTATTGAAGGAAAAATTGAACGTTAATCAGGTTGTAGTCTTAGCATCGTCTTTTCAAATGCAATTCTTGATAATTACATGCTTCCAAATTTGTCTGTAGCAATCTTAAATGTATTAATTTAGTGTtgtacattttataaaatattttacaGTAAATGACCTTATCAATAATATAGTTTAGGGAAGAACTAAATTAAAGCGCTAGCTTCatctcaaaaaattttagttttgaacataaaacaaaagacaacgTTTTGTGCAGTTACATCGAATATGTTAACTTTCGAAGAATTATATGATCttctatttgaaaaaaaaaaaaacatttcaaaatagAATATGTTTGGTTTCAATATGTAGGGTAAATAATATTCAGACATTATGATTgttttatgtataattataaagaaatttaatttgttAAACACAAAGTAAAAAACGAGGAACAAGTAAACATTTCCATATGTGTGTTTCGGGTTACAAGATTTTTGCTTATCTTGTAACTCTCCCAGAATTCTAACCACTCCATGAGGTGCGATTTGTAAAAATGGGGAACTATACGATTAGCATCGatagctttgtttggattgtatttttctggattttttggagaaaaattactgtaacgatttgatatatgtgagataaaaagatgattgaaaaatatatccacgaaaaggaaaaattgcaatccaaacaagactAGATCTATGCAGCTTTTCTAATCTTTTTGGTTGCTAAAACGAACTTCTTCTACCTTAATTCTCATTTCTGACAAATTACGTAGTCCAATTGTCTCAAATGAACTCAGCAACAGTTGAAAAAATAGTTGTTGACTAAGTTTCACTTCTAGTATATCCTCAAAGATTAATACCCATAGCTACTTTAGTCATATAAAATATTTAGCAGTTTTGATCCTTAAAAAGTTAATGGTTAGGAGCAAAGTGTATATACTTTGACTTCAAGAGGGCAAGGTGTAATTAACCCTTTTCTTTAAGTAAGTACACTTGTAAACTAAAACTCGTCACTTAAAAATCTTGCCTATATGCTATACCCTTATAATTTATAGGTTCATATGCATAACTCAGAAGGACAGCCCTGTCTCGTGTCAAAATGTTTGGACTTCCGTAGAATCCTACGTAGAACCCCAATTTTAGGGTTCTAATAACAATAAATAATGTGTGCAGGGTTATAAAATTGAAGGGATAAAACAAACATTCAAAATATATgtgggagaaaagaaaataattaactCACAATATTATTGAAATCACAAACTATAAAGAAAGTCACACCACAATAGAAAACCTAACAAATTCTTCTAGACTCTCTTAAGAAAATAGTTTAAACTAATGCCAGACTTGTTGGAAAAAAAACCACTTGCATGAGAAATTACCAAATAAAACACAAATTCCTAAATCATACAACTACCAAAAACCTAACtccaataaaactaataaataaataaataaataaatatttctaGACTTGGTTTAGTTTGCCAACATTGTCTCTCCTAAACCAAACTCTCCATTGAGGCAGGTCCAACACCATCTCGAACAACAATTTCTATGCAAATTTCTGTCGTTGTATAGCTGACATGCAATTTCATCTTGTTATTGGTTATTAACTTCATCTTTACACGTGGCAGCGGGCGCACTTtgtattttgcaaataatttttcAGCAATTTTTTCTTGATCAAAGTACTCATTCATGCAAATCCATTCATCACCAAAATCACCATATTTACCACCAATATAAGTGCCCAAAAATACAAAATCATAGATTGCTCTCTTATCAAAACTATCATCaccaaataatttaaaatatccACATTTGgataattatccaaaaatttcatACTTTCAGTCAACTCTTTTGgagcaaaatttttttgaattgcaATGAAATCCATATCTAtcaaatcaaatatctttccaTCATCTTGAGGAGAGTCCAAACCAATGATTTTTTTCAAtgataatttctttttcttcacatAGCAAATCAgacttcttttcttcctttaccATATTATTGCAGTttttttcttcaacaaattcatcacttccaatttctccaaacaaaatatgcaaatcaaaactatcaactgattcaaaattttcaatatcACCCATATTATCAACAAATCTATCATTCTCAAAATTCACAAACCATTTCCAACAACCAGACTTTGGTTTGAGAGCATAATTCTTCTCAATCGTCTGAAAAATATAGTAAATATCCTTCTAAAATCTCCAAGGTATTTTAGTATGACGAACAAAAGTTTTGTAAATACATTCTGCCATTGTTTTACACATCACTTGAAAAAATAATCGtgcctttttcttgaaaacatgTTTTGGCATGCATCTCACTTGCATCAACCCAACAAAGAATGTCATCCAAATTACAttgtttgagatattttttcactatcaaaacccaaccaaaatatCTATGTCTATTTGTCATTATGGGAGtcaatatgaaaaatttttcaccATCAATCAGATCTGTATAATATtacaatatttaacaatttataTACccgaataattttttttctccattctatcaAGTTTTCTTGGCCTCCCTGGTTGATTGACCAATTAAATCTTTCAATCTGACAATCCGCAGCAATCAATAAATCTGGCAGGACTCTTCTATGGTCTCTGCCTTCACCTGTAGCAATCTAACAATTTTCGGACCAATCTTATGTTCGAATTCTTCATCAACTACACACTTCAGGACCAATTTTGTGGTCAACCTCGATTAACTGAATACTTTTCAGCAATTTTTTGGCCTTATTCTCTAACAGCGGAAACGCCCAAAACTAACATCATAgtctggctctgataccaattgtagaACCCCAATTTTAGGgttctaataataataaataatgcgTGCAGTGTTACAAAATTGAAGGGATAAAACAAACATTCAAAATATATgtgggagagaagaaaataattaacttacaaaatattattaaaatcCCAAACAATTAAGAAAGTCACACCACAATAGAAAACCTAACAAATTCTTCTAGACTCTCTTAAGAAAATAGTCTAAACTAATGCTTTATTTATAACCTACCAGACTTGTTGGAAAAGAAACCACTTGCAtaagaaattatcaaataaaacaCAAATTTCTAAATCATACAactactaaaaaaaactaataaataaataCTTCTAGGTTTGGTTTAGTTTGCCAACATCCTAAATCAACTATAAAACTTTTCCAGTATTATACTGAGCAATAATAGTTCTCTAGGTGGATAGTGTTCAACAATTTTGTTATGCCGAAAATATACCGTATAAATTACTTACACAAGTGAAGTCTATAATGTGAATTGGATGTTTTAGTAAATCACTACCTATTTTGATTCTTATATAAGTTTCAGTTATGTCCACATAATATCTTCTATAAATTTCGTCAAACtcaaatttttcaacaaaatgttTATCATACTTCTGACAAAATTTACACTACTATTAGTTTACATAAGACTTTTCTGTTGTTTTCTCCAGTAATTGCAAATCTCCTAAGTGGATAATTTTGACTTTCTAGGTTGGCTTAGGTTCTACATTCATATAGTCTGATTTGTGAATGTATTCTGGCAACGAGAGAAGTTTGGACCTAAGGAGGAAAATGGTTAATTGTGTAAGGGAGAGGTTGCTGAAAATCGCTGTAGAACCCTATCAATATATTAAACACACATAGAATTTCTACTACATCCATAGgaaaagcccaaaaaaaaaaagttacagaAAATCATATCTACATTTGCAGCTGCCAGGTAACCTACATAATCACAGCAGCATTAACAGCTATATCTGCTCAAAGTCCATTTCTCCCATGCATGATTGATAATTGATACTGTGAAAATACCATCTAAGAAATAGATGAGGGGCAAAGCAAAATCTACTGCTGATCGTGTAAAAGGGAGGCATGTGAAAAAAGTGAGATGGCAATTCGTGAAGGAACATGAATCGTGAGTGGCAAAATTGACAAGCATGCATCGACTAACGTGCTGCATTGTGTGTGCAAAATGGCATCCCACAGACAAAAGAAATGCATATTCCACTTCATGTCTCTCAATTGGCTATCAAATCCTTTAAGCCATTGCTTGCAAATTAAGGTACCCCTTTTGGCTCACACCTATGTGGTCTCTGAATTCTGATTGAGGACAAGTACTGCTATTATTACCCTTTACACAATTCCAATttccaacaacaacaacaagaagTGGTCATCTcctcccccacccccccccccaccctACGCTTTACTTATTTCAATAACCCTATACAAAAAACAGTACTAGTTGCTACAAGTCTGCCAAAAAGAAACAAGTTCCCCACTTTCTTAGGGAAAACCCAAGTTTGAGTTAACTTGTGCTACTTTCTTGTGACTGCCAAATCAAGTAGTCCATTCTTGCAGTTGCTGCTGCACCCcacttcatcatcatcttcctGATCTGATCTGATCTCTTCTGCTTCTTTTTCCCCTGCAGAGACGTGTGTATTATCAGTCATTGAAGATGATTTAGACTCCGTACTATACGCGGGCAATTTTCTTAGGCCTTAGCCGTTAGCTGTGCAATGCAGAGGCTGATTCTTCCAGTTGGGAAGATAACCAGCAGATGCTCTCATCTCTATGTAGTTCGataacaatttttcctttttaaactttCTTATTCTCTTGTCAGAGTAAATCAttgggaaaatcgttcaaaccTCGttcaaataaatatttttcatcTTTCAATTTTAAAATGTTAGCTTTACTTCCTCTACAA
This portion of the Coffea arabica cultivar ET-39 chromosome 2e, Coffea Arabica ET-39 HiFi, whole genome shotgun sequence genome encodes:
- the LOC113732890 gene encoding GDSL esterase/lipase At5g03980, with the translated sequence MDRSHVWTPSDGNGQNGKKTYWSYCVICCILLIYTSSEKIGIFMNSRKLGNYSFKIAADNIGTVRPLEKACHFNKIYQLGDSIADTGNLVRESPFGSGYPFAHLPYGETTFGFPTGRCSDGLLMIDYIALASGLPYLEPSMKEDGNFTAGVNFAVAGSTALPKEVLEAKDITNPISNSSLSVQLDWMSSHFASICHTKEGCRKMLEKSLFFVGEIGGNDYNVPFLEGRSMNELTSLVPEVVQSITNAIKRVIDFGATRIIVPGNFPIGCIPVYLAYFQTNDTAAYDEHHCLKDLNNFAEIHNQLLKASIKKLKKDYPKVVIVYGDYYNAYLSLLSNARSLGFDENSLQKACCGTEPYDCSSGKFCGTPGVKACPRPDKYISWDGVHSTQQAYKYMTAYLLDSIIPQLKCHSSALDARMNNQAVF
- the LOC113729438 gene encoding 3-ketoacyl-CoA synthase 7-like, producing the protein MGCSAGILSISLAKDLLKVHKNSTALVLSTESVSANVYEGKVKSMLRMGGAGILLSNRNSDRRKAKYELQQIVRTTLSSRTGSYEYAMQDLDDEGYIGVSLSRAILQVAGDALRINLLTLGALVLPYWELVRYGLDIIWKKIWAPARKRGPSVPNFKRAFNHFCIHAGGSAIIDTIKDKLKLTERDAEASKMTLYRFGNISSSSTWYSLSCLEAKGRVKKGDKIWQLAFGSGFKCNSAVWKCISELKPDNANAWSDRIDLYPVKVPDVIDH